atatagatacttatatagatacatatgtatatatacatatatatatatatatatatatatatatatatatatatatatatatatatatatatatatatatatatatatatatatatatatatatatatatatatatatatataatatatatataatatatataactctaATTAGTAAAATCTCATCCACTGTAAGCTGGAGATGCTTTATGCAATAATTTATACTATgtaaaaaacctcaaaaaatagtttatttataaattgttttctattcAAACACACCTTGTATAATTTTATGATCATTTCCTTGTAACTAGAATTGCTTCCTAGTTGCTCATAATTGAAAACAGTAGtttaactttcttattttatatttatatatatacatatatatatatatatatatatatatatatatatatatatatatatatatatatatatatatatatatatatatatatatatatatatatatatatatatatatatatatatatatatgtacatatatgttTACATCTTTGTTGTTCATTTTCGTCTAATATTACGCATGCGCAGTTAGGcgtttacagtttaaaaaagcgtttttcaaaggtttttttaaggtcccgcaaaattataaatcaaataataaaaaaatatttatcaaagcatTTATCAAACGTTTTGAAAACGTTTTACTAATATATTCGTCGTTAAACAGACCATTAAACGTTTACTAAACGTTTGCAAAACGTTCTTGTGCCCACTGGGACTGTTCTATGgcacagtgggccaggtggtagacaaaacctcaaaaaaaaaatttcgaaatacTTCCAACTACTTagtacattatatttataagagcATAATGTAtggtttaaaacattatttgtagTTTAATTGTACATCATAAATgtacaattattatttacaattgaATATAAtgatgaattaatttttttttttttttaatataccatAACAACATAACTATAacaacaaataacttttaaattatttaacatatgcgaaattaattgacatattattaaaatttaatttgatagcttttcaaaaaataccaTAACAAATTCCAAGGTCTTGTATTAAAGTcacagttttattttgaaatataaaggtAAGATTCttgtttatagtataaaaatattatgttaaaagtgGCTCATATAGTTTAGAACCTGCTGGAACAGCATATTAATGTTAGAATAAGTTAATACAATATATGTACAGCCTGTTGGTGCTGTTTTATTCTGCTCATAGCTGCCCCTTTAGGTTtggtaaacatttaaaaaatatatattgttgtaaaaTGCTATTCGCGACAAACCTATTTTTTGGTTTGTTGTCATTATTAGGTGTTGTGCTTATTGTACTGGCCTAATTAAAtatatctgaaataaaaataatggccATATTCATGTTATATTAGTTTATAGTGGTTgcactaataattttaaattaatttttttgtagttgatATGAAGATAAGTGATGTCCATAACCGTATACGGCATGACCAACTAAATCCGAGTGATAAATCATTTTCTTTGTCTGTAGAAGCTATTTTAGTCTCTATGAATTTGGGTTCTACTGGGTGTgctgcatttttaaaagtttatcaaaagaaaTGGAAGGATGCAAACCGAGGAAACATAAAGTTtgagagtaaaaataaaaattggttgacTCAGGACTTTAAATCTACATACAGTAATAATATATCTAAGCCTGATAATTCTAGTCAATTACATAAGATTGGTGGAAGACCAAGTTGTTCCTTTAAAGTTGCTTCTGACAAAACCAAAAGGAGAAGActtaatgatattataaataatttttctagtGATGAGTTGCTCCACTCAGCAAGGCTTAAATTAAGAAATGAGTATAATTATGAGGCTGCCAAGCAAGTTGCTGAGATATCAGAACCTTCtagtcaatttaaaaagtatacaccTGATGAAGGTCTGGCATTAATTATAGATGGTGGCATGTCAAAATCAACCTACCAACTTATGAGAAATGGAGCTGAAGAACGTGACTGCCATATATATCCTACATACAACAACATAAGATTGTCCAAAGCTAAGTGCTATCCAGAGAACATCTTTGTTGATGATTATTTAGCACATGTACCACTAcaagaattattaaaacatacagTAAAAAGACTTTGTGAGGTGCAAGCTCCTGTGATCAGCACAATGCTAGATGGTTTGACCCGGTTGACTTTGCGTTGCAAGGCTGGGTTTGATGGGGCTACTGGGCAAAGCATGTACAAGCAAATTAGTAGTGAGGAAGCTGGAGAtcgtaacttaaaaaaagaagaatctCTGTTCATTACCTGCTTAGCACCACTAGAACTCAGTAAGTTctgtaataacaaaaaagtactATTATGGCGAAATGAAAAGCCATCATCTACTGCATATTGTCGTccaataagattttcttttcaaaatgaaaGTAAAGCAGTTGTTATAGAAGaagcaaaatatttagaatctgaaatcaaaaaatgtggtgtttttaattttacttttaatggaaaGGAACTGGTTGTCAAAAGTATTATTGAACTGACCATGATTGATGGCAAAATTTAAACTATTCTGTCTCATGTGACTAACTCAACTCAATGTTGCTCTGTGTGTGGTGTGTCTCcaaaaaacatgaataactTAGAAATGGTGCTGAAATTGGACAATTCTAAtaatttagaattgaaatatgGTCTTTCTAGCCTGCATGCCTGGATTAGGTTTTTTGAGATGGTATTGCATATTGGATATAAACTAGAAACTCAAAAGTGGCAGTCTAGAGCTATAGaagataaagaaaatgttatgcAAGTGAAGAAACGTATACAGACAGAATTTATGAACCAAATGGGACTAGTTGTGGATTTTCCAAAAAGTGGAGGATCTGGTAAGTGAAATtacataaatacttttatataaatcatCAGGTTAACTATCACATATATACAATTTGTAGGTACCAGTAATGATGGTAACACTGCCCGACGAGCCTTTGCAAACTATCAATCAACTgccaaaattttgaaagtagatgaaactcttttattttattttcacatcatACTAGTCACTTTATCATCTGGATTTGAAATTGACACTGTCAAATTTAAAGAGTTCTGTATTACTGCTCTTAAACTTTACATATCTAAGTATTCCTGGTATTACATGGCACAATCAGTAcacaaaattttagttcatggcCATGCCATCATTGCTAGACAGTACTTGCCAATTGGACTGATGTCAGAGGAGGCCCAAGAGGCCTGTAACaaggattttaaaaagtttagggAAGATTTCAGTAGAAAGACTTCCAGAATTGACACAAATCGTGACCTAGTTAACAGGCTACTTGTATCTAGTGATCCTGTCATAACATCATTAAGAAAgtgtcataaaaaaaatggtaagagtttaaaaaaataccccAGTGAAGTTTTGGCTTTGCTGAGGGAATCAGCTCCaccttcttctttttctttgtaGCTAAACACAATTtgttgtttgatttttaaaaaaggttgatattgaaaaaaatatttttttactacctAAGCCaattaaatgtcttttattttattaaaaattaaaatattcttgttaaaaataaatattatttcatatataatgattatttatatatctaaatagATTTGTGGACCAATTGGGTAATAATTAGGTTTTGTCCACCACTTCCCATATACCTGGCCCACTGTGTATGGTAAGTAAATtactatcaaatatttttaaagcctATCTACACTTAAACATTGATTTTTCGGttactgaaaaaataattttctagtttttaagACCGATTTTTacagaatttttcttttttagtcttgagatttaatttttctgttgataatgagtaaaaattattaaacatggGAGGAAGGGGGGTCTTAATTAGCCTAGGGTGGCCTAGggaaaacttttcaaaaattaataaagtctaattttcagatttttcaacttttaaaactgtACTTTTGAGTCTTCATATAGGAGAAGGAAAGGGGCCTGCCCCTCTCCCCTCGTCATTGTATTATGGACTCAAGAGtacagttttaaaagttaaaaaaatctgaaaatgtttaagtataaattaacatattatacttaataattttaagatttaataaacattgtttaagGATCGCTAATCagattttttctgaaaatggtGTGGGAGATGAggcctacataaaaaattggtattaagCCGGGTGATGATTACTTTTTATGGTCTTTACGTTCCTAGGTTTTAATCTGCGcaattttttgtcataaaattattaaattacataagtatgaatatacaaaagtttttttaacttacccagaagattttttcaatttaccCGAACTTTctatttaaagaattaaatagtaaactaacttatatttaaattgtaattaagtaaTAGTTTCATTCTTTGAATAGTAAAGTTTgggttaaagttaaaaaattcatccgggattcaaaaaaagaaattgatagcgcttttgtataaaaaaagttaaatgtttggTTTTAATTGGTGACTTTGTCACAAGGCCTCCTTAAACAGGCCGCGACAGctcattttccgtaaaattagCGAAGGCCGACTCTTTtacggttaaaattattttttatccttGCTTTTGTAAACATACTTTAGAAACAAATAAAGAGCTTTATTAGGATAAaagattttgattaaatttcgGAAGCAAATATTGTAGAAACTTTGTGTACGTTTATAATAAGttgattacaataaaaatttagagagtttagctaaaaatgactaaatctcatttttaaaactatatgtttattttagctgtttaacacttgtaatacaaataataaattttttgatgaaaaacaaacaaatataataactttattttattaaaattattgacttttttgactcaaaggattttattatgaagtttaAAGTTTTGCTTGTTTTAGTAAACATTTCTTCCCAAAATCTTCAGAgcgttttttacaataattgtttaaaaaaatattttccaaaatgcagcaaatttttttaacagttcgAATAAGCAATTGAAATTTACTATTGCAGTTTATAAAAATGGCAATCAATCCTCTTTTGCACAGCAATAGTGAAACTTTATTCACAAGTGtcacttcaaatataaaaaaacaatgaataacAAAGTAGAATGAATTGTTGAAAAGTTCTCTTAGTCTTCCCCTGTTCAAAGAACTGATCAAAGTTccttatttttgaaacatatcaaAGGTGTTTGTTTCTTCTAAAATTGAATGTAGTTCTGAAAATTTGTAAGCACTAAAAcctataaaagtatataaaagcCCTTGTTTGCATTCATTTGGCAACTGATCCTCACAACTTTCACATATTGACATATCAAACTCCACATCAAGTTCACACCTATCACAGTGGTGGTGAGGAGGaggaaatattgtaaaatctgCTTGGTCGTCTAGCAACTTTCAAGTTTTGTcgattctaaatttttgaataacattttgcacAGCTATCATATATTGCCACCTGACCCTTgcagatattttttaaactgtttttctaGAGCATCTGATTGCATATGTCCTAACAATACACAAGATACACCGCAATTTAACAGATATTTGGCACAGCTTGGTaatcttttagaagtttttttcaATGCACTCGCagtataaattttgaatttacggatttcaaattttcagcaaaataagaaatatagcTCTCTTAGAAATCTATTTGCCAATCATTTACTGAAGTAATAGGCTTTCTTCGAATATCATTTAATCTAATATCTAGAACTTTTGCTTTACTGTTGAAAATAAGCCACCACTTATcaactgtttcaataaaaagtgcaATAGCTTCAGCTTCAAAACATTTTACACATAATGCTGTACCTGTTTCAtcacataaaactttaagaaCTAATCCAAAATTTTGTCGTTCAATTGATTTTGGTGACACAGCTTTTTGTTTTAGCGGTTAAAGCAgtattttgaaatttctgaaGCTCTTTAAATATCATCTTTAAATATTCAGTAtcttcaagtttatttattttgttttggtcCACAATGTTCATAtggtattaaagatatttttttttttctttttcagcaaaataaaatatttcttcacaaatatttatcattgacttcaaattttttacaattgaatTAAATTGAATAGCTTCCattcttttgaagtttttgaacTCATCAGGTAAACTATTTCTTTCAGAGCACATTATCCCAGTGACATCTCGTTTTCTAGACATTATTTGAATACAAAACACTAGCATACCTTTAAAGACTGATGGAGGATGCACTGGAACAAAACTAACacctttgactttttttaattctgcatcTTTAGGCCAGTGCTGAGCACAAATTCGCTTATAATCAGTAAACGCAAAGTTTGcatttggaagttttttaatccaTAACTCGCGATCCTCGGATTTAAAGGGAAATCTATGCATTGTGACATaaacattatcttttatttttgatttgtaatttgaGGAGCAGCCATAAATGCAGCATTTACCAGGTATTTTACGAGTTTAACtataatagtttaaatcaaacaaccaAAATCCTCATTGAAACTATACTTCTCCGTAAAAAAGTCGGCCTTCGctaattttacggaaaatgagCTGTCACGGCCTGTTTAAGAAGACCTTGCTTTGTCacgaaaatgttttttatgcacttttaaagttttaatataccCGTTagccaaaatatatataaaatatcaaccTATTTTTGAGTTACCTATAGTTTActcaaaagtttaaataatgtttaaattaattaaataaaagaatcttttatctattgcaccttctaacatcgCCTGCAATCCAGCCCGCTattctatgctatctttcttaATCGACTACTTctatctttcactctaacatatcttcgtttttccaaaaattgagcagccgtggcgcagtggttagagttctggctcagaaacCAGAGGTCCCGGCTTCGACGCCggctctagcccaataagcgacattggtaaagaaggaggcgtgaacttctagttaaatgctctcccaCGGTGCTccatgataagaccgtaaggacttatgggagcacttaaaaaaaaaaaaaaaatcacctaTGACTATCCTTTTGGAGTCGAACCTGTCTTTGCGGTCTTTgataatgtggcctctatatgacAATTaaccggaggaggataaaccacaataacaaaaatgttatacttatttattatatacttattattatatacaatatacttatacttattattatatattcacATAGTCCGGCCAGTTGGGCCGTTTTCGCAagattcttttgttttttaacaataaaactaaaaatttgaattaatgttgaaaatagtttatttatcgTGCCCAGGCTACCAATAAGTgcataaaaatctaaaaaatggcAAACTCTGGAGAAGAACAGTCCATTGATTCCTTTATATTAGATCTAGAatcagacgttttttttaaaaaaagtaagttcCTTAATGATGTCGATGCTTTTCTGACAGAAATTGAGAATGGAAGCGTTTCAAACAACTTTAACTTCCAGCAGTGTGTGAAAAAACCCAAATCAGAGAAAGGACTCTAACACCACACAACAACACATCACTCTAAGATTGACTCTTCAACACTGCAAACAACTGATATTAAGCGTGCGTGTACAGCAGACGAGttcataacttttattaaatttgtgcAAAACGATCTTTGCTACCCTCCATATATCAGAAATGAGCTTTCAAGGTACAGTTTCTCTGAAGATGATGTAAAGTATTCATTTGATCTAATAAAGgaagttattgaaaattttaatggtgATGCGGAAATTTTTTATCCACAATTTTACAAAGTTGCTAGTCAGAAAGGTTTTATGAAAAATCTCACAGATAAAACCTCAACTCTTGTAGGATATGACCTTGCAAATCATATTTTGGTTCACTTGACTAAGTCTAAAAATGCCACCTCAGATTTAGTTAATGATGATGAAATTATGTTTACAgataaagagaaaaatttaattgaatatttggGTGGGTATGTATTTAGTACTTTTTATCGAAGGATACGCTATTCAAAAAGTTGGCAAACCAGATTTTGTTAAGAAACACCCTCAATTCTGTTGGCTGGAAAAATTGTAGAAAAtgattctaatttttttgatgagtATAATCATGAtactaataaaaagtttattagtttaaaaattcgAGGTGGTCTTTGGTCTATATCTTCTGATGTTTTGTCACTATTTAAAATAGCAGAAATAGCATTcagaaaatcaacaaaaattttaggtaaaaatATTAACTGCAGCAAGATGACTGCAGAGTTACTTCAAGATGTTGGGATTTTATCttacttctaaaaaatttgcaatgtTTCTTCTATCAAAGTATCTAAAGAAATGTCTCTCACTCTTCTAGACCATCTTTTAACTCTTTATATTCGTGTTCACTCATTTTCCTATTCAAAGGAACTTGTAAACTTGCATAAAATCAAGTCAAAGAACAAAAGAACAAATTCattaagaaaagaaattaaGAAAGGAACTTTGAACTCCGCTGAatagtttagataaaaaatagacaTTAGAAAAGGtaattttcatagccacaaatgtcattaaaaacatattcttGCATAGGAACTATATTGCAGCATGATGGAGAGATGCAATGATTAATAAAGtgaaaaccaaataaaattaagtaagtttttattctaagtatcaaatgttatataattaaaactagtttaatagttagttatttttactatttcgttaaaattattttattaaaataattttggaataaataatgttaagaattttattttagccTCTTCTTTCTTTGTAACACAACTTCAACTTAAGAGTCACTTTTTAGCCTCCTAGAGAATTTTAAAGGTTAACAATGTACCTTAATCTTTTCATCTCACTTTTTCAAGAAGGGTTCCCAAGTCttgaatactaaaaaatagtatttgacTTGGGAAACCTTCTTGCAAATACTAAGGgcaaatgtgtatatatatatacatatatatatatatatatatatatatatatatatatatatatatatatatatatatatatatatatatatatatatatatatatatatatatatatatatatatatatatatatatatatacatatatatatatatacatatatatagacacacacacaattattttataccaataatgcttttataaggtttgtggctatgaaaatagctgtttttAATTTCCTTCTTTTGATGAGTTCATTTCTCTTTGGTAAAGGTCTTCGGTTCAGGATTATTATCAAGACTGTTAGttcctttaatttgtttgaaagtACATTGGTTTCTTATTGTAACCTTATTATACCCAATATCATATAAAGATGGGCTATCCTTTCTTCTTCCAATGGCTCGTTGttggtcaaaataattttataataaatcttGACATAGCCGTTCAGTTAACACATATTGGACACCCatatttaaaaggtatttaattaaatcaatatatgAGTGAACAGTAATATTGATCCCTTCATATGTTTGCCAAGATAAAAACATATTCCCCCGATCAGCCTTAGTAAAATGTCCAGGACTATGATCTATAGACAATttccaatattcaaaatattttaaaaagacttcagTCAACCATATTAGcctttcatcaaataaaatggCTTGGAAAATCGATTTTGATTTCTAGTgcaatcaataatatttttctcatttgcacaatcaaaaaaatcatttaacatcTGACAATATTCAGCAGTTCTAGCAACTTCAGCAGGACCAAATGCCTTTAAAGCAGTGCTAACAGATGAACTAAGTACTTGAGCTGCTAATCTTACATTCATTTTGGAAAATGGGCTTAACCTAATGTGTTCTATGGAGAGATTTGGGCAAGTGTGAAGGCCACAGTTTAGATCTTCATACAATAATTCAGATATGTGGTTCCACAAAATGGGATTATCAGTATTCCACATATATGTTCCTTTACCTGATGCAGAATGAAAAAGGCAATTTCGAGCAGTCTTTATCAAATGTGGAGAATCggctataaaatatatataacgatcATCATCAGCAGATTTATTTTTGATGCGATAGATAAATTTAACGTTTGTGTTAATATCTTGTTCTTCTGTCATATGAAAACGCATGCTAAAAAATTTGCGGTTGCATGAGGCAACATCACTTGTTGT
This portion of the Hydra vulgaris chromosome 13, alternate assembly HydraT2T_AEP genome encodes:
- the LOC136089401 gene encoding uncharacterized protein LOC136089401, translating into MKISDVHNRIRHDQLNPSDKSFSLSVEAILVSMNLGSTGCAAFLKVYQKKWKDANRGNIKFESKNKNWLTQDFKSTYSNNISKPDNSSQLHKIGGRPSCSFKVASDKTKRRRLNDIINNFSSDELLHSARLKLRNEYNYEAAKQVAEISEPSSQFKKYTPDEGLALIIDGGMSKSTYQLMRNGAEERDCHIYPTYNNIRLSKAKCYPENIFVDDYLAHVPLQELLKHTVKRLCEVQAPVISTMLDGLTRLTLRCKAGFDGATGQSMYKQISSEEAGDRNLKKEESLFITCLAPLELSKFCNNKKVLLWRNEKPSSTAYCRPIRFSFQNESKAVVIEEAKYLESEIKKCGVFNFTFNGKELVVKSIIELTMIDGKI